ATTGCAAACAATCAATACGGCTGTGACTATCCCCTGTCCATCTACAGTGAGTGTCTGAGGGTGTGCATGGGCGGAGGGGCaggcactgggagtgggaggCCATAATGTGGACTTCAAATCAGTTGCAGACTTCACAGGAAGCTTTTAATGATGCAACCAGACCATTtggtgtcggggtgtgtgtgtgtgtgtgtgtgtgtgtggaatggtgggtgggaaggggggcggggctgaggtgggaaaaggcggggtggggcggggactttagggaaggagtggaatgggggtggggtgagggcggcagggccggctccaggcactaacgtaggaagcaggtgcttggggtggccaattcaAAGGGGTGGCGCTCCATCCagtattggggcggcacgtccaggtctgcagcggcactttggtggcgggtccttcactccctctcttcctgtttgagctgctgccgaagtgccgccgctcgttttcttcttttttttgttagccgcttggggcggcagaaaatctggagccggccctggagggccaggcaggggcaggggcaggggcaggggcagggccggggggggagggtcgaGCATCtactgggcagaggggaagtaGGCACCTATGGCCTGCAGCAGGTTCTCACCACGGCAGCCTCTGTACAATGTTATTTTGTATTTCCCGTCCCCGTCTGGCCCCCAGAGCGACTGTCGGAGCCGGAGATCAGGGTCCACTCTGTGATGGCTGGGAACGGCACCTGCAACGTGACCTTCACCTGCAGCGCTGGGGTGGGGAATGAGACCATCAAATACACCTGGACAcgcccagcaggaggcgccgtttTCTCCACTGAGGTATCCCTGCTGGTCCAGCACAGACTGGGGGATGAGGACTCGCCCGTCACCTGCACGACCACAAACCTCGTCAGCCACAGCTCAGCCAGCGCCTCCCCCAAGGTGGCCTGTGAAGGTGACGCTcgctccatccctccccctcgAGCATACACAGCAGGGAACAGCccccctgctgctctggctgggttCTCGGGCACAGTGAGCACCACCAGTGGGCTCGCAGGCTTTTTAAGGAGCTACTCCCCAATTCCTACACCCCACCATGGCGCTGGGCAGGAAGGTCTGTCACTGGGGGACCGGGGGGCACCGAGGGTCTGGCCCAAAGGAAACAGCTGGGTGTTtgcagggccgtagcaacaaagaacgtggccccctccgaacggtggccccctccgaacatatgtccgggcggagccccttacaatgcagaaactggaatgcggtatttattttgccacttttaggggcccccttccttgtggggccccctccggtcggagggtacggagggcgctcgctacaCCTCTGGGTGTTTGCATTCCAGCTCACTGGGGTCTTCGGAATCGGAGCTCCCGGCACCCGGTGCGGATTTAGGTTTCCAGATGGTGTGAACCCCCTAAACATTGATTTATTCCTTCAGgtcccgccctgccccagaccccagcGCTGTCCTACTGCCGCGCCAAGGGGATCCttgtgctgggggtgctgggaaCCCTGCTGGCTGGGATCCTCACGGTGCACATCCTCGCCGCAAGGGAACAGAGACGGCCCTGAGAGGAGAGGAGCTTCCACTGGGGCTGTCAatcccccccaccctgctgaAGTTTCCCACATGGGCTGGCTAATGAACGAGAATGCTCCATCGCCAACTGCAAAAgcctccatttccctccccctcagGAAACAGAAGCAGCAGCGACTCTACTACGCTACACTTGGCCAAATGTGTAGCAATCCCTGATCCTCCGCCCGGCTGTTCTGGGGCACAGGGCGGGGGGGTGTCTCCAGGATCGgagtctctctctggcccagtgaccaTGGAGTTATGTGTAGAAAGTGGAACAGCTGTGATAGGAGTGACTGAGACACACcctcccaaacagcctggtgCACAGGGCCTTCCGCGGGGacatgggagatctgggttcaagtcctgctctgaatcaggcagcaCAGGGATTTGACCCCAcgtcttccacatcccagctgaATGCCCTGACCTCTAGGCGATGGGGACTAGGGACTCGTGCTCTCACTCTGGTTTTATCTGAGAAATGGCGAGCTGGCTCAGGTCCCCATCTCCAGGCGAGGGTTCATGGCTGAGGGTCCCAGCTGGAGAGAGGCACCTAGTGCCAGCCGTCCCTGCGGGGTGGAAGGCCAAGATCAGTAGGAACTGTGAATCTGGGCCCTAAAACCGCtcccctttcctctgcatttcactcctggtctgctctgaAAAGCCCTTCCCTGGGCGCCTAGCTCTGCCCATGCGTAGGGCTGCcaaatttctattcccagaaaatcaaacacccttgcccctccTCTTTCCTGAGGCTTCGCccacactcactccatcccccctccctccgtcactagctctcccccaccctcgttcacctgctcattttcaccgggcttggacagggacagggagttggggtgtgagagggggtgatGTAGAACTGacgaatgaaattgtttttaattgttcactttcttaatgtaacttcataagtaaagttttatgaatgaaacaatattaatTCATAAAAccagttaccccaataactggctaattaaccattaagatgcttgttaagagccatagctgttcagtcagctgcctttgtaagtttcactatcaatccaattcctgcttaaatcactaatcacttgcactgtttcagtattgtaacttctgttcaccatttattacacttgcctacagtgtaacttctcagaggggtagccgtgttagtctgaatctgtaaaaagcaacagagggtcctgtggcacctttaagactaacagaagtattgggagcataagctttcgtgggtaagatgtcttgcatctgaagaagtgaggttctgacccatgaaagcttatgctcccaatacttctgttagtcttaaaggtgccacaggaccctctgttgcaatgtaacttctgttcactgtttgccatattggaattcaaaccccattttaaaatgcttactccattttgtaagggcttgctgcaaccttcatttttgcaaaccctgctgtaatcttattagtttagtttaaatgtgtgaatgaggtatgtatggatgatggaatcaacctccagccccagcctgtcctgattaaatagaatTCAAACACCAACaactgaagatgcagacaagagccctaacaaagtaagaagaatccaccctaaaaagaaaaggtacaatagaaggaagatcaaagcccggtccaaGGCTGAAaatcatgtctgcaattgacgggtgatcaatcaccaaacctgaaggcagcgtgacacagcaagacctgtagactctggattcaaactaaagcctacaaaaaggatgggtgagatggaaagctttggaggagggtaacattctgctgccaacatggaagggcatcggtgcgcccaacagagacccagctcgtccttgtgcccggctttcctggccagttagctgccacaagctacgaacccaagctgcaaactcaagccacagatgcaagcaggactggtaactatgcagcagctgcagaacatctgatgaatgtgtgtgtgtgtgtgtgtgagagaataggtattaggtataatgtgtgtgtgtgtataaggattaagatatttgttattggtcataaatcaaattgttatcataataaatgtggcatctttatcttgtcccctttaataagatcctgctagtttttactGGTATAACAGTGAGTGCTCTGGTTGGGCGGGTGGGGCTGgagataaggggtttggggtggaggaggggcctccaggctgggggttggggccgaagggttcagagtgtgggagggggctccaggctggggcagggggttggggtgtgtgggagggggtacaggctctggggtggagagtgcaggctctggagttcAGGATGAggaagggggctctggctggggtatggggttggggtgcaggaggagaggaggactccggctggggatTTGGGctccggggcagggctggggatgaggggtttgggtgcaggaggaggctccaggctgaagCGGAGGGGTTGAGAgtatgggaggaggctctgggttggggcagggggttggggtgtgggagggagggtagGGTGTGAGCTCAGGGAAGGATGTGGctataggagggggctcagagctggggcagggggttggggcgtgggagggaggGTAGGGTGCGAGCTCGGGGAAGGATGTGGCTATGGGAGGggcctcagagctggggcagggggttggggtgcaggagggggtttgggctctgggagggagtttgggtgtggggggggttccgAGCTGAGaaagggggttggggctcaggaggggattcggggtgcaggctcctggtggtgcttacctcaggcagctcccgggaaGCTGCCGGCATCtctctccagctcctaggcagaggtccTGCCAGatggctccacgtgctgcccctgtctgcaggcgccactcctgcagctcccattggccaggaaccatggccaatgggagctgcagagctggcggtCTGGGCAGGGACAGCATGGCTGCCGCTACGCCTAGGAGCAAGAGGGAGATGCTGGCAGCTTcccgggagccacgcagagccgggcaggtagggagcctgccttagccctgccacactgccgaccggacttttaaagGTCTGtgtgaatctggcccacagtgaaGCAAAGTGAAACTGGAGGGCAGGGCAGATTTTTGTGCGGCTTGGACCCAGCCTTTCTAAGTGTTAACGAACTCTTCAGTCAGCTTGCACCGCCTGCAGGCGCTGTGCAGGGACTGGGCTTTTAAATCCAGCCTCAGGGAGTGTTTGCactcaggggcctgctgcctgCTTGTTCCGCGCAAGGCTGAACTAGCGCTTTCAGACGGTCTTGTCTGGATTTGCTGCTCAAGGTTGTCTCATTAAAGAGCTTCTGGGAACCAGAATTAATGACTGACCGTCTTGCTGCTGAGCCGGCTTTTTCGGGGCGTGTGGTTAATTGCTGCAGACACTTGGCGCCGCAGAGCCAGGGAAGCCGGGTGCACGATCTGCTTGTTAAATACAAAGTGCAAAGCAGAGGTGAGCGTTGAGTACGGAGGCTGCATGGGCCAGCCTGTGCTCAGCAAACCTGGCTTTTAGCCTTGACCCCGCTGCTGCTCAGTGGCCTACGGCagggctctgtgcctcagcttccccatctgtaaaataggaatgaaATTAGTCAGGAAGGAAGGAGAAGCCGGTGTTGGCCTGGGCCTCTTCAGGCTCTCAGTCAAACCtctgctctgctactgacttcctttgcgaccctgggcaagtcacttagcctctctgtgcttctgctCTGCATCCAttcaatggggataacagcactgccctcccGCACAGAAgggctgggaggtgctcagataatacTCTAATGGGGTCCAGATAAGCACCAAAGAAAGAGGAGAGTGCAGGTTTCTGTGCCAGGCTAGCGTGGGGACCGTTTTAAAGCTTGACTCCTCCGAAGTCCCCGGGGGACTCTCTGGTTCACACTGTAGCTATCCCAGGATGCACTGTTCTGTGACATCACCAATAACCAGGGGCGGCAAGGAGCCTTCGGCTCTGTGGGCCCATTGCTTTCTGGGCTGGTGTCAGAGGGGAAAAGCGAAGATAAAAGAGAAGCCAGTTCATCTTTatggctgggctgggccccggCCTGACTGTCTGTGGTCTTTATCTGGCTCCCATTCCCACAGTAACCGAGCACTGCCCAATCAGTAATGTATTGATCCTCTCTGTGCACTCTCAGTGGAACCAGGCAACCCTGTGAGTGACCCCGCCCTGCCCTGATCAAAGACACTTGAAGAAGGAAGAAATTCTTCTAGGGGGGTCACTGATCAGGGGCGTGATAAGTCTGCACTGATTTAGATGGCCGGTGCGTTCAAATCCAGCAGGGACAAGGGGCCTGTGTGTTGTAAGGGCCGGCAAATAACTCCAAGAAGGGATCATTTACCCGACTCTTCTGAGCaaaaatacaaacatttaaaaaggcTAAACAAAATCCACCAAGATTTTCCTGGGCCATCGAGGACTGAAAGACCTAAGCACCTAGTCGGAGGATAACTCTGGAATATTGAGAGAAATTGCTTAAAACGGGGAGATTCCCATTAACAGCCGGGGCTAATACTGACATACTGTCCGTGACATGAATCAAATATTAAACCCTGTGAGGAAAAAGCAGTTTGTCTTACACCGCTGCCATCTACTGGATACCGACggaagcagcagagaaactcAGGGAGCTGAAATCTGAATATACCGGCGCTGGTCAATACCCAATAGAAATCAGAGGTTTGGCCTCTTCCAACACATCCAGAAACAGTGTCTATAAACCTAGGGCCACCACCGTGTGGACCTCGGAGTTGACAAAACCCACGAACGAGCTGCACAATTCCAGAAGTGGTGAGCGCTGCACACTCAGGCCAGGATGGTGACCAGCCTTCCCCTGTTacacacttagaatcatagaatatccgggttggaagggacctcaggaggtatctagtccaaccccctgctcaaagcaggaccaatccccagacagctttttggcccagatccctaaatggccccctcaaggattgaactcacaaccctggattcagcaggcccatgctcaaaccactgaataGGTTCTTTGGCTGGCTCTACGCTTCTCAGTGACACCTCGTATTAGATGTTCGCTAACTGGTGCTGTTCGCATGCTCTCCTTTGTAAGCCCAGGCAAATTGGCCTAAGAGTGATTTTAAGCAATAACTTTAATTGCTGTTGATATTTTAAACCTGTCCCTTTCAGACGAAGACATTCAAATAACAGGGAATACGCTCTTAAGTGTCTTTAACCAGGGCCGGctgcagggttttggccgccccaagcagccaaacaaacaaacaaaaaaaagccgcgattgcgatggcgatctgcggcagcaattcggcgggaggtccttcgctccgagcaggagtgagggaccgtccgctgaattgccaccgaacagctggacgtgccgcccctctccgaagtggccaccccaagcacctgcttggtaagctggtgcctggagccggccctgtctttaACACAAATACTTCCTTACTCCTGGGAGGAGGACTGGAAGCGTGAGAAGTGTTAGAGGTCCTAACGAACTGAGGATCATaagtaaatgtaataaaaataccacAGTGATTTGCATTCTTGTCTGGTCTAACGGCTGAGCCTCGACCCTAATCCATGACAACTGCTTGCAAGGGTGTATTGGTGTGTGCAGTACAAGTCTGGTGTCCCTCAACTTGATCTATACATATATGTCTGTGGGTAAATGAATAAGCTGTTGATTGGAGGTAAAAGCTGACCTGAAAAGAACCCATCATTACAATTAGGAACTGTGAGGGGGCGGATCGGCCCCGCACTGGTAAGGAAGGGGTTAATCCTTCcctcctagcagaggaagccccgcccccaggctctgctgggcatgctccacctGGAAGTCAGGTATAAAAGCCTGCTCAGTCAGGCCGGACAGTGGAGGAGGAAGGATACTTGGCaggggctccagcccaggagcggTTACAGCCTTTACCAGCGAGAGCGGAAGAGCCTGAAACCCGGACCAGAGGCCTGCCGCTACCGGAGCCCCAGGGAGCGTCTGGTGCTAAGGAGCCTGGAGACCCCGATACCGACTACGGCTGCAGGACAGCCGGTAGGAAGTGACCCGGGGAGGGAGTTGTACCTCCCACCCTTATGAGGGCAATGTGTTTTGGtgggattccctgctgaccctgTGGTGGActgctctgccactgttaggaCCCTGGGTCGGGGCCCAGTGGAGTCaggtgggcctgggcccccctACTGGGGGATGCCACCCCCTTGTGATGGCTCCCAAGCACCAGCCACTAGGCCACCCAACCCTGCCTCCAAAGGTGGCTGTATTGACTCTAGCCGCTAGGCTGGGCTATCCCACTAGGGGAAGGGGAATTAGGTGGACTCTGGGGCACATTGAATGGCCTCTGGCTGCTAGGCTGTGCTACCCCACTCAGGAAGAGGCAGtagatggactctggccattgggccacactgtgTTGactactgggagggaggggggggcgtTTAGAAAATGGATGTAGGCGTAGAGAGGTGGGGTTACCTTAAGGGGACTGATGAGGTACTAAACCCCCCACAGTAACCTAACCCTCCCCTGGACTCCATTAAAAAGGTATGATCCTAGTTAAATTCCATCACAATATTGGCTACAACACTTATCCAACTGCCAAATCTAGTTTGTTAGATGTCAGCTTAAAATCTAACTGGCATTTTGGAAACTTCATGAGCTCGCTCGCCGTTCACGCGTACATAGTAACTCCCCTGCACTCACCCTTTGCCAGCCCCTTCAGCACCTCCCCTGGATGCTGGAACAGGTGCCCAGGCCCTCTGATACGGAGCATCAACCTGGTGGGCAGGACTGCAGCATCTGCTCTCTGAGGAGCTCCGGGATCAGGAGTGCAGGTGTCGGAGCTGCCGGGAGCCTGGGCCAGAGCTGGAGTTCGGCAGCAGGGCTGTCCTTTCAGCAGAGTCCCCATAGTAACAGAGTGGGTCAAGATAACATTCTATGTGCCGTCTGCTCACATTAGGGGAGCTGTGTGTCCAGAACCGCTTGTCAAAATGACCCAGTCACTGGCTTTCCTTTGATTACGCTCAGTCCCATTGTCCAGGAAATGGTTGAGGAGTGAGTCAGGATTACATACCCCTGGCTGCTTACTGGAGTCTTTCATCTTCCCTCTATTGAATCAGTGCTGATTTCCTTGACTGTACTCCGTCAGAAAAATCGAAGTCTGCCTGTGGATTTTAGAGCCTTTTTAAACCAGAAATTTTGGACACAGGGCCAAACATCCAACAGGAACCTCTGCAGAATGCAGAGGGAATACACAGGCATAGACGGACTGAGAATTGAGACAAAATATATGGGCTTTGCAAAGGAAACTTCTCGGGAAGAAGCATGAATATGTGGCATGGTTAGATTGAGAGGTTCGGAGATCTGAATAAAGTTACATTTGGGCTGCCAATAGGATCACGTGTCAAAAGCACATGTGTGTAATAGCCTCtagattttttcattttttaatgcaTGTAAATGAAATTCCGTCTCTTCCCCAGACTGTTTACCCATTGGCCGAGGAGCATGTCACCCTGCCAAAGCTCTGTGAACTGATGCACAAAGGTGTGTCTGTGCCCACAGGGTTTCAAGGAAAATTCTCTCTGTTTTTCATAGCCTGGCAGCTTGGAAGTTTGTGTGGTGGGGAGCCTGTCTCGCAAGACAAGGGACTGGGAAAATAGAGCtggcattttgtttaaaaaacaactttATTTGTGACCCTAACTAGCAGAGATGGCTTAAGGTTTCgggggggccctgggccagagaaaGTGAGGGGGCCCCTCTCAatctctgctctgctccacccccactttgccccttccccttgcggctgcagctgggggtcccagtgctcctgctggggagtggggtcagggcgcGGGGGTGCCCATTTctccaggccccgccctctgGGGACAggccccgttggcccagtggctaatccaccccTGCACTAGTGCCAAAGGCGATCACCCCACATCAGCCCTGAAAGGGTTATGGTGGCCCCAAGAGGCCAATTCGCTTTCCCAGAGGCACCTGAAGGGAGGCCCAGGGATTTATAAATACTAATTGCTGAGGGAAGCCAGCAGGGGGAGAACTGGGTAAGGAATAGAAAgggaagatttcagagtagcagccgtgttagtctgtatccgcaaaaagaacaggagtacttgtgacaccttagagactaacacatttatttattcgtgggctactgcccacttcatcagatgcatagactggaacgcacagaaagaagatatttatacatacagagaccATGAAAAGGTGCGAGTacgcataccaactgtaagaggccaatgaattgagatgagctatcatcagcaggagagagaaaaaaacctttgaagtgataatcgagatgacccgtagaaggtgtgaggatattttaacatggggaaatagattcaattagtgtaatgacccagccattcccagtctctgttcaaacctaaattcattgtatctaatttgcagattaattcaagttcagcagtctctctttggagtctgtttctgaagttttttgttgttgcaaaattgccaccttcaagtctgtcactgagtggttagagaggttgaagtgttctcccactggtttttgaatgttatgattcctcaTGTCAGATTTGTGTGAAGAGTTTTGTAGGAGCCGGGAGAGAGGCTGCATGTTGCTCTCTAGCAGCAGggaagtggggaggaggaaagctgggggggggggggagaatacgCCCTGGAAGGAGCATCAACCCCACAGGAGTTGTGGGGAAAGAAACCTGGGTTTCTTCCTACCCTGCCTTCTCAGGCTAACAGCAACAAGGAGGGGGGACAGTGCAGACTCTGggttggaacccagtgtagagggagggccggggttcccctaccagccactgggttGTTGGCAGTGCCTGGTGAGACTCTGAGCCCCTGGAAGGGGGGATCATATAGcgacctagccagagggctgtgAGAGAGAGCGTCGCACTGAGGGAGTGACCATCGGCAGAGGGAGCCATACAGAAAGAAAGCCGCTACGCAAGGCCAGGCCGGGAAAGAGGCGCTCTTGCGGTGAGTGAAGCCTGTAACAGATCCAGTCACCACAATCGAAAGAGAAGAAGACATGATGCGACAGATCCTGGGCTGGTAGCTTTGCTGatatcagtggagctatgctggtcTATACCAGCTGCGCACACAGGGCAATAGACCACTGCAAGCATACAACAGACCTGGTGAAAAACAACGGACAGACCCCTTACCTCGAAGAGCTCAATCTAGACCAAGAGGATACACTTAACGCTTTGTGGCCCTGGCTCTCCATTCTCTTGCAGCTTATACAGCCATTTACTCCAGAGTGCAGTGCAAGATGCTACCATCCTGATCGGGCAGCATTTTACCTGCACTCTGTGCTTGTGTCCATTACCGCAGCAGGTGCAGGGAGATGCAGAATCAAGCGCACGGTGCAGATTTACATCTTCCAAATGCTTTACCaaccttccttccttctccttcaAATGCAAAGACAGAAAACATCACCATGCCGCTATCTAAaaccatggtacgcccacaccttgaataccgcaGGGTAGTTCtcgtcgccccatctcaaaaaagatagattagaattgggaaaagtacagagaagggcaacaaaaattaattAGGAGTGCGGAACTGCTTCCTTAGGAGGAGCGATTAAAAACacggggactgttcagcttaggaaagagatgactaaaggtggggggatatgatagaggtctacaaaattcTGAACGGTGTGGAgagagtgaataaggaagtgttgtttattccttcacctaacacaagaactagggctcacccaatgatattaataggcagctgctttaaaacaaaccaaaggtcGGACTTctgcacacaacacacagtcagcctgtggaactcactgcctggggatgttgtgaaggccaaaagtataactgggttcaaaaaagactaAGTTCtgaaggatagatccatcaatggctattagccaagatggtcagagatgcaagcccatgctctgggggtccctaaatctctgactcccagaagctgggactggacaacaggggatggatcacttgatttaATTAGCCTgttctcctctttctctctgaatcatttggtactggccactgttggaagacaggatactggggtagatgggctattggtctgacccagtgtggccgttcttatgttcttaaagacgGACTGCTTGCATTTGACATGATGCCCGTTCTGTGGGAATGTCACAAAGTCCAAGGATCTGAGAGAATGtgataagaagaacaggaggacttgtggcaccttagagactaacaaatttattagagcataagctttcgtggactacagcccacttcttcggatgcatatagaatggaacatatattgaggagatatatatacacacacagacagagagcataaacaggtgggagttgtcttaccacctctgagaggccaattaattaagagaaaacaaacttttgaagtgataatcaagctagctcagtacagacagttagataacaagtgtgagaatacttacaaggcgagatagattcaatgtttgtaatggctcagccattcccagtctttattcaaaccggagttgatatctcctcaatatatgttccattctatatgcatccgaagaagtgggctgtagtccacgaaagcttatgctctaataaatttgttagtctctaaggtgccacaagtcctcctgttcttctttttgcggatacagactaacacggctgctactctgaaactagagaATGTGATGTTACGGTTAGTTCTGGGCTGCAGTTTTCCAACCGAATAGGCCCCTTGTGCAAAAATCAAAATTGTCTGTGGGAAAATTTCAGTTTGGCTGAAAAAATTCAATgtttccatggggaaaaaaatccaaatgctGGAACCCTGAAAGCTCATGGAGAAgggtcttgtcaatttcactttttcCCTGCAGGgggaccatgaaattgacaaggaaGGCAGCCAGCAAGCCAAAAC
Above is a window of Chrysemys picta bellii isolate R12L10 chromosome 20, ASM1138683v2, whole genome shotgun sequence DNA encoding:
- the LOC112059847 gene encoding SLAM family member 9-like, yielding MAGAPCSFLLFLLLVSQPRDTSPATSYCSPKWVNGILGESVVLPLDYEEMFKSIRWSAPSPRQDEASGRTVPLAVVTPGAPGALPRLDVKDERYRGRLRLYGRTYSLEISNLTMADEGKYEVEQTLIANNQYGCDYPLSIYKRLSEPEIRVHSVMAGNGTCNVTFTCSAGVGNETIKYTWTRPAGGAVFSTEVSLLVQHRLGDEDSPVTCTTTNLVSHSSASASPKVACEGPALPQTPALSYCRAKGILVLGVLGTLLAGILTVHILAAREQRRP